From Lolium perenne isolate Kyuss_39 chromosome 5, Kyuss_2.0, whole genome shotgun sequence, a single genomic window includes:
- the LOC127299263 gene encoding membrane protein PM19L-like, with the protein MAGVGRNMVAPLLVLNLIMYIIVIGFASWNLNHFINGTAFNRPGIAANGATFYFLVFAILAGVVGAASKLAGVHHVRTWRGDSLATTAASALVAWAITALAFGLACKEIHIGGFRGWRLRVLEAFVIILMFTQLLYVLMLHTGLFGNQFGTGGGYGAEHGYGDHHNKGMGVGTGAAATRV; encoded by the coding sequence ATGGCGGGCGTGGGGCGGAACATGGTGGCGCCGCTGCTGGTCCTGAACCTGATCATGTACATCATCGTCATCGGCTTCGCGAGCTGGAACCTGAACCACTTCATCAACGGCACCGCCTTCAACCGCCCGGGCATCGCGGCCAACGGCGCCACCTTCTACTTCCTGGTCTTCGCCATCCTAGCCGGCGTCGTGGGCGCCGCCTCCAAGCTCGCGGGGGTGCACCACGTCCGGACCTGGCGCGGCGACAGcctggcgacgacggcggcgtcgGCGCTGGTGGCCTGGGCCATCACCGCGCTGGCCTTCGGGCTGGCCTGCAAGGAGATCCACATCGGTGGGTTCCGCGGGTGGCGGCTCCGGGTGCTGGAGGCGTTCGTGATCATCCTGATGTTCACCCAGCTCCTGTACGTGCTGATGCTGCACACCGGGCTGTTCGGGAACCAGTTCGGCACCGGCGGCGGGTACGGGGCGGAGCACGGCTACGGCGACCACCACAACAAGGGCATGGGCGTGGGCACAGGCGCCGCCGCCACCAGGGTCTGA